CCCTGGACGGAAACATTGTCTTTTCAGATAAAGATGAATTCATATATGATGAAATGGTGACCCATGTGCCGATGGCGGTCCATCCCTATGTGAAGCATGTGCTGATCATCGGCGGAGGAGACGGAGGGGTAGCAAAAGAGCTCCTGCAATATCCTTCGATTACAGCCATCGATGTGGTGGAATCGGATAAACTGTTCGTAGATGTGTGCCGGGATATTTTTCCGGAGGTGGCCTGCGGACTTACAGATCCCAGGGTACAGGTTTACTTTGACGACGGGTTACGCTTTCTAAGAAATAAAAAAGAGCAATACGACCTGATCATTAATGATTCCACGGATCCCTTCGGACACACGGAAGGGCTTTTTACCAAAGAATTTTATGGCAGCTGTTATAAGGCACTTCGAGAAGACGGCATCATGGTATATCAGCATGGAAGCCCGTTTTATGATGAGGATGAGATGGCCTGCAGGAGCATGCACCGGAAGGTGTACCGTTCCTTTCCGATAAGCCGGGTCTACCAGGCCCATATTCCCACATGTTCCTCCGGTTATTGGCTGTTTGGATTTGCCTCCAAAAAGTATCACCCGCTTCATGATTTTAAACCGGAGGCCTGGAAGAAATTAAATATAGAAACATGGTACTATACGACGAATCTTCACACCGGCGCGTTTATGCTGCCAAAATATGTAGAAGATCTACTGGAAGAGGAGGAAAATCGATGAGCAGATTATTAATAATCGGATGTGGTGGTGTTGCAGCAGTGGCAATTCAAAAGTGCTGTCAGAACAGCCAGGTATTTACGGACATCTGTATCGCAAGCAGAACAAAGAAAAAGTGTGATGATTTAAAGGAAAAGCTGGAGAAAACCACGGAAACCAGAATCCAGACAGCGGAAGTGGATGCGGACCGTGTGGAAGAGGTTATTTCCCTCATAAAGTTCTACAAGCCGGATGCGGTCTTGCATGTGGCCCTTCCTTATCAGGATCTGACCATTATGGAGGCCTGCCTTGCTGCAGGAGCAGACTATATTGACACGGCCAATTTTGAACCCGAAGACACGGAGGATTCCAAGTGGCGCACTGTTTATGAAAAACGCTGTGAGGAGTTGGGATTTACGGCATATTTTGATTATTCCTGGCAATGGGATTACAAGGAGCGCTTTGAAAAGGCTGGTGTTACGGCGCTTCTTGGAAGTGGCTTTGACCCTGGCGTCACCAGTGTATTTTCCGCCTATGCCTTAAAGCATTATTTTGATGAAATTCATACTATAGATATCTTAGACTGTAATGGCGGTGACCACGGATATCCTTTTGCCACCAACTTCAACCCGGAAATCAACCTGAGGGAGGTCTCTGCGAATGGCTCCTACTGGGAGGACGGGCATTGGGTGGAGACGAAGCCCATGGAGATTAAATCCAGGTATAATTTCCCCCAGATAGGGGAGAAGGACATGTATCTGCTTCACCATGAAGAAATTGAATCCCTGGCAAGGAACATTTCCGGCGTCAGGAGAATACGTTTCTTCATGACCTTTGGTCAGAGCTATCTGACGCATATGAAATGCCTGGAAAATGTAGGGATGCTTTCCACCTCACCCGTATCCTTTAACGGCCAGGAAATTGTCCCCATCCAGTTCTTAAAGGAGCTCCTTCCTGATCCGGCCTCATTGGGACCAAGAACCGTGGGGAAGACCAATATTGGATGTATTTTCACAGGAATCAAGGAAGGAAAGGAGAAGACCATCTATATCTATAACGTATGTGATCATCAGGAGTGTTATAAAGAGGTAGGGTCACAGG
The window above is part of the Novisyntrophococcus fermenticellae genome. Proteins encoded here:
- the speE gene encoding polyamine aminopropyltransferase; this encodes MEIWFSEMHTPNVKLSVRIDKQLFSGESAYQRIDVFESQEFGKFVALDGNIVFSDKDEFIYDEMVTHVPMAVHPYVKHVLIIGGGDGGVAKELLQYPSITAIDVVESDKLFVDVCRDIFPEVACGLTDPRVQVYFDDGLRFLRNKKEQYDLIINDSTDPFGHTEGLFTKEFYGSCYKALREDGIMVYQHGSPFYDEDEMACRSMHRKVYRSFPISRVYQAHIPTCSSGYWLFGFASKKYHPLHDFKPEAWKKLNIETWYYTTNLHTGAFMLPKYVEDLLEEEENR
- a CDS encoding saccharopine dehydrogenase family protein; the encoded protein is MSRLLIIGCGGVAAVAIQKCCQNSQVFTDICIASRTKKKCDDLKEKLEKTTETRIQTAEVDADRVEEVISLIKFYKPDAVLHVALPYQDLTIMEACLAAGADYIDTANFEPEDTEDSKWRTVYEKRCEELGFTAYFDYSWQWDYKERFEKAGVTALLGSGFDPGVTSVFSAYALKHYFDEIHTIDILDCNGGDHGYPFATNFNPEINLREVSANGSYWEDGHWVETKPMEIKSRYNFPQIGEKDMYLLHHEEIESLARNISGVRRIRFFMTFGQSYLTHMKCLENVGMLSTSPVSFNGQEIVPIQFLKELLPDPASLGPRTVGKTNIGCIFTGIKEGKEKTIYIYNVCDHQECYKEVGSQAISYTTGVPAMIGAMMVVTGQWKKPGVFNVEEFDPDPYMEALNQWGLPWVVCEDPETVTVWR